One genomic region from Jilunia laotingensis encodes:
- a CDS encoding putative DNA modification/repair radical SAM protein, with protein sequence MNENVLGKLKILAESAKYDVSCASSGTVRSNKPGALGNTVGGWGICHSFAEDGRCISLLKIMLTNNCIYDCAYCINRRSNDLPRATLTVSELVDLTIEFYRRNYIEGLFLSSGVINNPDYTMERLVRVAKDLREVHHFNGYIHLKSIPGASRELVNEAGRYADRLSVNVEIPKEENLKRLAPEKDHKSVFAPMSYIQQGVLESSEERRKFRHAPRFAPAGQSTQMIVGATAETDKDILFLSSALYQRPTMKRVYYSGYISVNTYDTRLPALKQPPLVREHRLYQADWLMRFYEFKVDEIVDDSYPDLDLEIDPKLSWALRHPEQFPVDINRADYEMLLRIPGLGVKSAKLIVASRRYSRLGYYQLKKIGVVMKKAQYFITCSELPMKTVNEMTPQTVRSLLIPKSHKKKIDENQLLLDFQD encoded by the coding sequence ATGAATGAAAATGTTCTTGGGAAGTTGAAGATATTGGCAGAGTCTGCCAAATATGATGTTTCATGTGCCTCAAGCGGTACGGTTCGTTCCAATAAGCCGGGTGCTTTGGGAAACACTGTAGGAGGCTGGGGGATATGTCATAGCTTTGCTGAAGACGGGCGATGCATCTCGTTGTTGAAAATCATGTTGACGAACAATTGTATTTATGATTGTGCATATTGCATTAACAGGAGGAGCAATGACTTGCCACGCGCCACTCTTACCGTATCTGAATTGGTGGATCTGACAATCGAATTTTACCGGCGCAATTATATTGAGGGCTTGTTTCTGAGTTCGGGAGTGATCAATAACCCGGATTATACTATGGAGCGCTTGGTCCGGGTGGCCAAAGATCTCCGTGAAGTACATCATTTCAATGGATATATACATTTGAAGAGCATACCCGGTGCCAGCCGGGAACTGGTTAACGAAGCCGGACGCTATGCCGACCGGTTGAGTGTAAATGTGGAAATACCCAAAGAAGAGAATTTGAAGAGACTTGCTCCGGAAAAGGATCATAAAAGTGTGTTTGCACCGATGAGCTACATACAGCAAGGAGTGTTGGAAAGTAGTGAAGAACGGAGGAAATTTCGTCATGCTCCCCGTTTTGCACCTGCCGGACAAAGCACTCAGATGATCGTAGGTGCTACGGCGGAGACAGATAAAGACATCCTTTTTCTCTCTTCCGCCCTTTATCAGCGGCCTACCATGAAGCGCGTCTATTATTCGGGTTATATCTCCGTGAATACGTACGATACCAGGTTGCCTGCCTTGAAGCAACCTCCTCTTGTGCGTGAACACCGCCTTTATCAAGCGGACTGGCTGATGCGTTTTTATGAATTTAAAGTGGATGAGATTGTGGACGACTCTTATCCTGACCTCGATCTGGAGATTGATCCGAAACTGTCATGGGCACTCCGGCATCCTGAGCAGTTCCCGGTAGATATCAACCGTGCCGATTATGAAATGTTGCTTCGCATTCCGGGACTTGGGGTAAAGTCCGCCAAACTAATTGTGGCATCACGGCGTTATTCCAGACTGGGTTATTATCAGCTTAAAAAAATAGGAGTGGTGATGAAAAAAGCTCAGTATTTCATTACTTGCAGTGAACTTCCTATGAAGACGGTAAATGAGATGACACCGCAAACTGTACGCAGTTTGCTGATCCCGAAATCCCATAAAAAGAAAATAGACGAGAATCAATTGTTGCTTGATTTTCAAGATTAG
- a CDS encoding helix-turn-helix transcriptional regulator — translation MAKQQFNKLIWLVDTIYRNGPVTFAEINHRWRAGDSTRVDIPLRTFHNHRQAIEEMFDINIECDKSTNTYYIADAEGMLGDKLKMWLLNSFSLNNILQEHVDMKNRIVFEEAPSGLQYMDIAVEAMRAGNIVLMDYQAYNWDRPKHVLLEPYFLKQFRHRWYLIGINREYKAFRAYSLDRVKQMVMGEDTFTFPRKFVADDYFEDCFGIIREENLFPQRTVLRVAAGQAPYLRNLPLHRSQKVIAMTNEYVDFELCLSHTYDFIQELLSKGATIEVLEPQSLRDRMEEEVMKMQKLYGL, via the coding sequence ATGGCAAAGCAACAATTCAACAAACTGATCTGGCTGGTAGATACGATTTACCGGAACGGCCCTGTAACTTTTGCGGAGATAAACCACCGTTGGAGGGCAGGAGATAGTACACGTGTCGATATCCCTTTACGGACATTTCATAACCATCGGCAGGCTATAGAGGAAATGTTCGATATAAACATTGAATGTGACAAAAGTACGAATACATACTACATTGCCGATGCGGAGGGTATGCTGGGTGATAAGCTTAAAATGTGGTTGTTGAATAGCTTTTCATTGAACAATATTCTGCAGGAACATGTAGATATGAAGAATCGCATCGTATTTGAAGAGGCTCCTTCGGGTTTGCAATACATGGACATTGCCGTGGAAGCAATGCGGGCAGGTAATATAGTATTGATGGATTATCAAGCTTATAATTGGGATCGTCCTAAGCATGTGTTACTTGAGCCTTATTTCTTGAAACAGTTCCGTCATCGATGGTATTTGATCGGGATAAATCGTGAGTATAAGGCTTTCCGTGCTTACTCGCTCGACAGGGTAAAACAGATGGTAATGGGAGAAGATACATTTACATTTCCGAGGAAGTTCGTAGCCGATGATTATTTTGAAGATTGTTTCGGTATTATCAGGGAAGAGAATCTATTTCCGCAACGAACAGTGCTGAGAGTTGCTGCCGGGCAAGCTCCCTATCTGCGGAATTTACCTTTGCACCGGAGCCAAAAGGTGATTGCGATGACGAATGAATATGTTGATTTTGAACTTTGTTTGTCCCATACTTATGACTTCATTCAGGAATTGCTATCGAAAGGAGCCACAATTGAGGTACTTGAACCTCAAAGCCTGCGAGATAGAATGGAAGAGGAAGTAATGAAGATGCAAAAACTATATGGCTTATGA
- the msrA gene encoding peptide-methionine (S)-S-oxide reductase MsrA, with product MKNQSEIYFAGGCFWGTEHFLKQIRGVESTEVGYANGNIANPTYEQVCSGNTNFAETVKVVYDPQEVKLPLLIDLYFKTIDPTSINRQGNDRGSQYRTGIYYTDKADLPVIQATVQALAKDYSKPIVVEIKPLSNFYKAEDYHQDYLDKHPGGYCHINPALFEIAKKANAAKTAAKPVYKKPDEGTLRSTLTAEQFAVTQKNATEPAFHNKYWNEKRPGIYVDITTGEPLFISTDKFDSGCGWPSFTKPIDKSLIKENIDTTHGMIRTEVRSKTGDAHLGHVFPDGPQDKGGLRYCINSASLRFIPKDKMQEEGYGEYLKLIDNDK from the coding sequence ATGAAGAATCAGAGTGAAATATACTTTGCCGGTGGATGTTTCTGGGGTACGGAACATTTTCTGAAACAAATCAGAGGAGTAGAAAGCACGGAAGTAGGGTATGCCAATGGAAACATTGCCAACCCTACGTACGAACAGGTATGCAGTGGAAATACAAACTTTGCCGAAACTGTAAAAGTCGTATATGATCCGCAAGAAGTAAAACTTCCCCTATTGATCGATCTGTACTTCAAAACCATTGACCCTACCAGCATCAACCGCCAAGGTAACGACCGCGGTTCCCAGTACCGTACCGGAATTTACTATACGGATAAAGCAGACCTCCCTGTTATTCAGGCAACCGTACAGGCTCTGGCAAAGGACTATTCAAAACCGATTGTTGTAGAGATCAAACCTTTATCCAACTTTTACAAAGCAGAAGATTATCATCAGGATTATCTGGATAAGCATCCGGGAGGTTACTGCCACATTAACCCCGCATTGTTTGAGATAGCTAAAAAAGCCAATGCAGCTAAAACTGCCGCAAAACCTGTTTATAAAAAGCCGGACGAAGGAACACTTCGTTCTACACTGACCGCTGAACAGTTTGCCGTTACTCAAAAAAATGCTACCGAACCTGCATTCCACAACAAATATTGGAATGAAAAACGTCCTGGAATCTATGTAGATATCACTACCGGTGAGCCATTATTTATTTCAACCGACAAGTTCGATTCCGGATGTGGTTGGCCAAGTTTCACTAAACCGATAGATAAATCCTTGATCAAAGAAAACATCGATACTACCCACGGAATGATCCGTACTGAAGTGCGCAGTAAAACGGGTGATGCACATTTGGGACATGTCTTCCCGGACGGGCCACAAGACAAAGGCGGATTACGTTACTGCATCAATAGTGCTTCATTGCGTTTTATCCCAAAAGATAAGATGCAGGAAGAAGGATATGGAGAGTATCTGAAATTGATCGATAACGATAAATAA
- a CDS encoding choice-of-anchor J domain-containing protein, which yields MKHLFTLLLVIGALCSLNVNAQKSSNAKVPIQRTGTTKGLQWTRSKPLSLSGSFKTPMPFKLPKDYASGKHFAKSVGDGTIINGCVISANNWTEENLHYGIYSFEAKGNFTLTPIKENENFNSPRAVFAKGKYYIYSVTEFFGSILYLSCTVYNSDTWEEINSYENETVWSNIPYASSLTYDPISDNVYGITYGADSNSFYLSIMDKENGSFTKVCDLSMSFITLAASPDGTLYGISDNGALYKLDKDGKETYIGSTGLAPKYAQSMTCDPITGKLYWAFINDTESALYEVNTQSGAAYKIDDMPNGEEIVGMFIETPEISETAPSSVSDLKFTPDQNGSLTGTLSCVAPIKDRKGDNLSGTVKVTIYSAGEKIIEQDVAPGATVKKENYTFKANELYTLYAIASNASGNGPKNSITVYIGKDNASAPTDIILNIEDKKATLTWKAPVKGLNDGYINPAEISYKVVRHAGDDEGLLITTTQAGVTSCEDVVTNATAQYYYEVTAIYNGQEGGTGVSNKVLSVGAYELPFYDDFSDGELCKALYTYLDIDNDGHDNMSLWFWKEDEKLMQFCSDNEHVGNDWLITPAIHLDGKNLYDLGFSINMGATSNLRVTIGTSTDPKDHSTVLDLQNINDRWRTDYSAVVKAPKDGNYYIGFYAYSGLEGFYLNLFDIKLEAGMSSEIPDSVYNLKVIPGEMGEAFAELSFNAPNKLINDTEISNPLKVNIYRNDELAKEIETTPGSPVQWKDENPVLGQNTYRIVALIDQKEGLAHSKTVWIGPDISEPVKDMTAKTVDGNMHVCLTWKAPEKGANGGYFDINNVTYSVWRSLDGDEFEQLEKDLKVLTYTDIQVEQEVTGKQESYYYAVTADTKSGISSADARFIVVGTPYTTPEWESFPKGQFHIYPWTTESIEGSFGWECLTNDKSAGVYPQDDDKGFIKFQNSWDDRADSRLKTPIFDLSGSKNPTFSFFMFHWNADDVEADGGMTKIAIEISVDGGEFIQVGEAITAAYDREGWVEHRIDLSEFKNAKQVQFGLRGSTDNNWMYFYVDNIHIDEQEDYDLAIAGFSGTTNANVNEEGIYSIEYFNRGLQAASGYTIDLYQDDNLIQSLKGDDIEPGEAKTVDAKVILNASTADKESVFYAVITYDKDRNTENNQTSSVTTTIKGTWYPGIENLNGTAKGDEVTLTWTPPVIPTDVKETEDSVEDYEPFAINNIGNWITYDGDQHGCGSMSDLPDYPNKGVNQAFQVWAPAYIEATPELYPSIQPRTGDQCFISWYANVNIDGVAPYNDDYLISPEVLGGTKVSFYIHRINEKTTEEYYQIMYSTTTQDPKEFKVLQEGEAGFEWEKVEATLPEEARYFAIHYMAEDGWGILIDDISYTSAIYALKVSGYNIFRNGQKINDALLTEPTFVDTNLPEGNHKYQVSVVYDRGESNASEAVEVSILSGISEIEAGIQVYGEKNHITIITENMQPATIYAMDGISIISRNVTGRADFPVQKGMYIVKVGENVFKVAVKG from the coding sequence ATGAAACATCTGTTTACACTACTTTTGGTTATTGGTGCCTTATGTTCATTGAATGTAAATGCACAAAAATCTTCCAATGCTAAAGTTCCAATCCAACGAACTGGGACAACTAAAGGCTTACAATGGACGCGAAGTAAACCACTTTCATTATCCGGTTCTTTCAAAACACCAATGCCTTTCAAATTACCCAAGGACTACGCATCAGGTAAGCACTTTGCTAAATCTGTCGGAGATGGGACTATTATCAATGGCTGTGTAATTTCCGCAAACAATTGGACAGAAGAAAACCTTCATTATGGTATATATTCATTCGAGGCTAAAGGTAATTTCACTCTCACTCCAATTAAAGAGAATGAGAATTTCAATTCGCCAAGAGCGGTCTTCGCAAAAGGAAAATATTATATTTATTCTGTAACCGAATTCTTTGGATCAATATTATATTTATCATGCACTGTATACAACAGTGACACTTGGGAAGAAATAAATTCATACGAAAACGAAACGGTGTGGAGCAATATTCCTTATGCTTCTTCTCTAACTTACGATCCCATATCAGACAATGTTTATGGTATAACATATGGAGCCGACTCAAACAGCTTCTATCTTAGTATAATGGATAAAGAGAATGGATCTTTTACTAAAGTTTGTGACCTCAGTATGTCATTTATCACTTTGGCAGCCTCACCCGATGGTACGCTCTATGGTATTTCAGACAACGGAGCGCTTTACAAATTGGATAAAGATGGAAAAGAAACCTATATTGGAAGTACGGGCTTAGCTCCTAAATATGCCCAATCCATGACTTGTGATCCAATTACCGGAAAACTATACTGGGCGTTTATCAATGATACCGAATCTGCATTATATGAAGTAAATACCCAGAGTGGCGCTGCATATAAAATTGATGATATGCCAAATGGTGAAGAAATTGTAGGAATGTTTATCGAAACCCCGGAAATTTCAGAGACAGCACCATCATCTGTATCCGATCTTAAATTTACGCCCGACCAAAATGGTAGTTTAACAGGAACACTGTCCTGCGTAGCACCGATAAAAGACAGAAAAGGAGATAACCTATCCGGTACGGTAAAAGTAACCATCTATTCAGCTGGAGAAAAAATAATCGAACAAGATGTCGCACCTGGTGCCACCGTGAAAAAAGAAAACTATACGTTTAAAGCCAACGAGCTTTATACCCTCTATGCTATTGCATCAAATGCTTCCGGTAACGGTCCTAAAAACAGTATAACTGTTTATATCGGGAAAGACAATGCAAGCGCACCGACTGATATCATTCTTAATATAGAAGATAAAAAAGCAACATTGACTTGGAAGGCTCCGGTAAAAGGATTGAATGACGGATATATCAATCCGGCTGAAATATCCTATAAAGTCGTACGCCACGCTGGCGATGATGAAGGACTGCTTATCACAACAACTCAGGCAGGGGTAACTTCCTGTGAGGATGTAGTGACTAATGCAACTGCACAATACTATTATGAAGTGACTGCCATATATAATGGACAAGAGGGAGGAACCGGAGTTTCGAATAAAGTACTTTCCGTTGGAGCGTATGAACTACCATTTTACGATGATTTCAGTGATGGCGAGTTATGCAAGGCATTATATACCTATCTGGACATTGACAATGACGGTCATGACAATATGAGCTTATGGTTCTGGAAAGAAGATGAGAAATTAATGCAATTCTGTTCCGATAATGAGCATGTTGGCAATGACTGGCTGATAACACCGGCTATTCATCTGGACGGTAAGAATTTATATGATCTCGGATTCAGCATCAATATGGGAGCTACTTCTAATCTAAGAGTAACTATCGGTACATCTACAGATCCGAAAGATCATTCAACCGTTCTTGATTTGCAAAATATTAATGATAGGTGGAGAACAGATTATTCAGCAGTCGTAAAAGCCCCGAAAGACGGTAATTATTACATTGGATTTTATGCTTATAGCGGTTTGGAAGGCTTTTACCTAAATCTATTTGACATAAAATTAGAAGCAGGTATGTCCTCCGAAATACCAGATTCCGTATACAATCTGAAAGTTATTCCGGGAGAAATGGGAGAAGCCTTTGCCGAGTTATCATTTAATGCTCCGAATAAATTGATTAACGATACGGAAATTTCCAATCCTTTGAAAGTTAATATTTATCGCAATGATGAATTAGCAAAAGAGATTGAAACGACTCCCGGTAGTCCTGTTCAATGGAAAGATGAAAATCCTGTTTTAGGCCAAAACACATATCGCATAGTAGCTTTAATAGATCAAAAAGAAGGATTAGCCCACTCTAAAACAGTCTGGATTGGCCCAGATATCTCAGAACCTGTCAAGGATATGACAGCCAAAACAGTTGATGGCAACATGCATGTATGTCTCACTTGGAAAGCCCCAGAAAAAGGAGCTAACGGAGGCTATTTCGATATTAATAATGTAACCTATTCCGTATGGCGAAGTTTGGATGGAGACGAATTTGAGCAATTGGAAAAAGACCTGAAAGTACTGACTTATACCGATATACAAGTTGAACAGGAAGTTACAGGAAAACAGGAAAGTTATTATTATGCGGTAACTGCAGATACAAAGAGTGGAATCAGCAGCGCAGATGCACGCTTCATCGTTGTAGGTACCCCATACACAACACCTGAATGGGAATCTTTCCCCAAAGGACAATTCCATATATATCCTTGGACTACAGAGTCAATAGAAGGATCATTCGGTTGGGAATGTCTCACCAATGATAAAAGTGCCGGTGTCTATCCGCAAGATGATGATAAAGGATTTATTAAATTCCAAAACAGTTGGGATGACAGAGCAGACAGCCGTTTGAAAACTCCTATTTTTGATTTGAGTGGTAGCAAGAACCCCACTTTCAGCTTCTTTATGTTCCATTGGAATGCAGATGACGTAGAGGCTGACGGTGGTATGACAAAAATAGCAATTGAAATTTCAGTTGATGGTGGTGAATTCATACAAGTAGGCGAAGCAATTACAGCAGCTTATGACAGAGAAGGATGGGTAGAACACCGAATAGATTTATCCGAATTCAAAAATGCCAAACAAGTACAATTTGGTCTAAGAGGTTCTACCGATAATAACTGGATGTATTTCTACGTTGACAATATTCATATTGACGAACAAGAGGACTACGATTTAGCAATTGCCGGATTCAGTGGTACTACCAACGCAAATGTCAATGAAGAAGGTATTTATTCTATAGAATATTTTAACCGTGGTCTGCAAGCAGCTTCCGGATATACTATCGATTTATATCAGGACGACAACCTGATACAATCTTTAAAAGGAGATGACATCGAACCGGGTGAGGCAAAAACAGTAGATGCCAAAGTGATATTAAATGCTTCCACAGCAGATAAAGAGAGCGTATTCTACGCTGTTATTACGTATGATAAAGATAGAAACACGGAAAACAACCAAACGTCCTCTGTTACTACAACCATTAAAGGTACCTGGTATCCGGGAATCGAAAACTTAAATGGTACAGCTAAAGGGGACGAAGTTACTTTAACCTGGACACCTCCGGTAATTCCGACTGATGTCAAAGAAACCGAGGATAGTGTAGAAGATTATGAACCATTCGCTATCAACAATATAGGCAATTGGATAACATATGATGGAGACCAACATGGTTGCGGCTCTATGAGCGATTTGCCAGATTATCCCAATAAAGGAGTAAACCAAGCCTTCCAAGTTTGGGCACCCGCCTATATAGAAGCGACCCCGGAATTGTATCCATCCATACAACCAAGAACAGGAGATCAATGCTTCATTTCTTGGTATGCAAATGTTAATATTGATGGAGTAGCACCTTACAATGATGATTACCTGATTTCCCCTGAAGTTTTAGGAGGAACAAAAGTTAGTTTCTATATTCATCGTATCAACGAAAAAACAACAGAAGAATATTATCAGATAATGTATTCAACCACCACACAAGATCCCAAAGAATTCAAAGTACTTCAAGAGGGCGAAGCTGGATTTGAGTGGGAAAAGGTAGAAGCTACATTACCGGAAGAAGCCCGCTATTTTGCAATCCATTATATGGCAGAAGACGGGTGGGGTATATTGATTGATGATATCAGCTACACTTCTGCAATATATGCACTCAAAGTAAGCGGATACAATATCTTCCGAAACGGTCAGAAAATCAATGACGCCTTATTGACCGAACCGACCTTCGTAGATACTAATCTACCGGAAGGCAACCATAAATATCAGGTGTCTGTCGTTTATGATCGTGGTGAATCTAATGCCTCTGAAGCAGTTGAAGTTTCTATTTTAAGCGGCATTAGTGAGATTGAAGCAGGAATCCAAGTATATGGTGAAAAGAATCATATCACCATCATCACTGAAAACATGCAACCGGCTACCATTTATGCTATGGATGGTATATCCATCATATCTCGCAATGTTACAGGAAGAGCAGACTTCCCTGTTCAAAAGGGCATGTATATTGTCAAAGTGGGAGAAAACGTATTCAAGGTAGCAGTGAAAGGATAA
- a CDS encoding histone H1 codes for MKELVEKIAALVAEFNKDANAQIENGNKAAGTRARKASLEIEKVMKEFRKVSLEESKK; via the coding sequence ATGAAAGAATTAGTAGAAAAGATTGCAGCTTTGGTAGCTGAATTCAACAAGGATGCAAATGCACAGATCGAGAACGGTAACAAGGCTGCTGGAACACGTGCCCGCAAGGCTTCATTGGAAATTGAAAAAGTAATGAAAGAGTTCCGTAAAGTATCTTTGGAAGAATCTAAGAAGTAA
- a CDS encoding AlbA family DNA-binding domain-containing protein — protein sequence MKPRTDNDYIHVLIAEGEHQQQDFKFEISDARKIAKTLSAFSNTDGGRLLIGVKDNGKIAGVRSDEEKYMIEAAAQLYCLPEVHYSMQTFHVDGRSVLVVQIDESETKPVYAKDETGKPLAYIRIKDENILATPVHLKVWQQSGSPIGELIEYTEREQLLLDLLEQNSSLSLNRYCRQANISRRAAEHLLAKFIRFDIVEPIFENHKFYFRLK from the coding sequence ATGAAACCACGTACTGACAACGATTACATACATGTTTTAATAGCTGAAGGAGAGCATCAACAACAAGACTTTAAATTCGAGATTTCCGATGCCCGTAAAATAGCAAAAACTCTGTCAGCTTTCTCAAACACTGATGGAGGACGCTTACTAATCGGCGTTAAAGATAATGGCAAAATTGCCGGTGTACGTTCAGACGAAGAGAAATATATGATTGAGGCAGCGGCTCAACTCTATTGTTTGCCCGAAGTTCACTACTCCATGCAAACATTTCACGTAGATGGACGTTCTGTATTAGTAGTGCAGATAGATGAAAGTGAAACCAAACCTGTATACGCCAAAGATGAAACAGGTAAACCACTTGCTTACATACGTATTAAAGATGAGAATATACTGGCCACTCCGGTACATTTGAAAGTATGGCAACAAAGTGGCAGCCCTATAGGAGAGCTGATAGAGTATACAGAACGCGAACAGCTCCTACTCGACTTATTGGAACAAAATTCATCACTTTCATTGAATCGCTACTGTCGCCAAGCCAATATATCCCGCCGGGCAGCAGAACACCTGCTGGCAAAATTTATCCGATTCGATATAGTGGAACCGATATTCGAGAATCATAAATTTTACTTCCGACTGAAATAA
- a CDS encoding alanine/glycine:cation symporter family protein, translated as MNWIYNWITTINDVLWTYILIALLLGCAIWFTFKTHFVQFRMIREMVRLLGDSTGKGEKGEKHISSFQAFAISLASRVGTGNLAGVATAIAVGGPGAVFWMWIIALLGASSAFVESTLAQLYKTKGKDSFIGGPAYYMKKGLKKPWMGILFAILITITFGFAFNSVQSNTICAAIEHAFGFNHVPMGIIITGLTLIIIFGGIQRIAKVSSIIVPVMALAYIGLALIIVLLNITHLPGVIKTIVSHAFGWQQAIAGGVGVALMQGIKRGLFSNEAGMGSAPNVAATAFVSHPVKQGLIQTLGVFTDTLIICTCTAFIILFSGAPLDGSANGVQLTQHALNNEIGASGGIFVAIALFFFAFSSIIGNYYYGEANIRYLTQRKWVVYGYRILVGGMVLFGSLATLDFVWSLADITMGLMAICNLIAISFLGKYAFRLLKDYRAQKKAGIKSPVFTKDKMKDIEKDIECW; from the coding sequence ATGAATTGGATTTATAATTGGATAACTACAATTAATGATGTACTTTGGACTTATATCCTGATAGCCCTGTTGTTAGGATGTGCAATATGGTTTACCTTTAAGACGCATTTTGTACAATTCCGCATGATCCGTGAAATGGTACGCCTGTTAGGTGATTCCACAGGGAAAGGAGAAAAAGGAGAAAAGCATATTTCTTCTTTTCAAGCTTTTGCCATATCGTTGGCCAGTCGCGTAGGAACCGGTAACTTGGCAGGTGTAGCCACCGCAATAGCGGTTGGAGGACCCGGTGCCGTATTTTGGATGTGGATTATTGCTTTATTGGGAGCTTCAAGTGCATTTGTAGAGTCCACTTTAGCGCAGTTATACAAGACAAAGGGCAAAGATTCTTTTATCGGCGGACCAGCTTATTACATGAAAAAAGGATTGAAAAAGCCATGGATGGGAATCTTATTTGCGATACTCATCACCATTACATTTGGATTCGCTTTCAATTCGGTACAGAGTAACACCATATGTGCAGCTATCGAACATGCTTTCGGATTCAATCACGTACCTATGGGAATTATTATTACCGGACTTACACTCATCATCATTTTTGGGGGAATCCAACGCATAGCAAAGGTTAGCAGTATCATTGTTCCCGTAATGGCATTAGCCTACATAGGCTTGGCACTCATCATTGTATTATTAAATATTACACATCTGCCTGGAGTCATCAAAACAATCGTCAGCCATGCATTCGGATGGCAACAGGCTATAGCCGGAGGTGTTGGTGTAGCATTGATGCAGGGCATCAAACGCGGGTTATTCAGTAACGAAGCCGGTATGGGTTCAGCTCCGAATGTTGCAGCCACTGCCTTTGTATCCCATCCGGTGAAGCAAGGACTGATTCAGACGTTAGGAGTTTTTACCGACACATTAATTATCTGTACTTGTACAGCATTTATAATTCTGTTCAGTGGTGCCCCTCTCGATGGTTCTGCCAATGGCGTACAACTCACACAACATGCCCTAAATAACGAAATAGGTGCCTCCGGAGGTATCTTTGTGGCGATCGCTCTCTTCTTTTTTGCATTCAGCAGTATCATTGGAAATTATTATTATGGCGAAGCCAATATTCGCTATCTGACTCAACGGAAATGGGTGGTCTATGGATATAGAATTTTAGTAGGTGGGATGGTACTTTTCGGTTCGCTTGCCACCCTTGATTTTGTTTGGAGCTTAGCGGATATCACCATGGGGCTAATGGCGATCTGCAATCTGATAGCTATTAGTTTTCTAGGAAAATATGCATTCAGATTATTAAAGGATTATCGCGCGCAAAAGAAAGCAGGCATCAAAAGCCCTGTCTTCACCAAAGACAAAATGAAAGATATTGAAAAAGACATTGAATGCTGGTAA